In Borreliella burgdorferi B31, the following are encoded in one genomic region:
- a CDS encoding outer surface protein ErpG — protein MNKKMKNLIICAVFVLIISCKIDASSEDLKQNVKEKVEGFLDKELMQGDDPNNSLFNPPPVLPASSHDNTPVLKAVQAKDGGQQEGKEEKEKEIQELKDKIDKRKKELEEARKKFQEFKEQVESATGESTEKVKKQGNIGQKALKYAKELGVNGSYSVNDGTNTNDFVKKVIDDALKNIEEELEKLAEPQNIEDKK, from the coding sequence ATGAATAAGAAAATGAAAAATTTAATTATTTGTGCAGTTTTTGTTTTGATAATTTCTTGCAAGATTGATGCGAGTAGTGAAGATTTAAAACAAAATGTAAAAGAAAAAGTTGAAGGATTTTTAGATAAAGAGTTAATGCAAGGTGACGATCCTAATAACAGTCTGTTTAATCCACCACCAGTATTGCCGGCAAGTTCCCACGATAACACACCCGTATTAAAAGCGGTGCAAGCAAAAGATGGTGGTCAACAAGAAGGAAAAGAAGAGAAAGAAAAAGAAATTCAAGAATTAAAGGATAAAATAGATAAAAGAAAAAAAGAATTAGAAGAGGCTAGAAAGAAATTTCAAGAATTTAAAGAACAAGTTGAATCTGCAACTGGAGAAAGTACTGAGAAAGTTAAAAAACAAGGAAATATTGGACAAAAAGCTTTAAAGTATGCTAAAGAATTGGGTGTAAATGGAAGTTATTCTGTTAATGATGGTACTAATACTAATGATTTTGTAAAAAAGGTTATAGATGATGCTCTTAAAAATATTGAGGAAGAACTTGAAAAGCTAGCAGAGCCTCAAAATATAGAAGATAAAAAATAA
- a CDS encoding site-specific integrase, with translation MDNNNSFNLNNFNMDFTLKLFQEYQKLINENKILKNSLKNSSKSKKENSKPTPKFYLTPKSIKLILKCAKTLKQIDPISGWFVHLLLISGCRGTEMQKVKMQDISTFLSKTGKTLYTIKVNVAKKRNTSCIREIVINSEEFEAIQTAHKNHFQEKTLDSRRTYLFQKSKHKFKDNQIDIVHISKKFKNLLKKSGFRVNKSLHLCRNLFISNLKSNGYNSFQIKELMKYSSTNEIDNIYGLSSANKIQAYECAKKCLKL, from the coding sequence ATGGACAATAATAATTCTTTTAATTTAAATAATTTCAATATGGATTTTACGCTCAAACTATTTCAAGAATACCAAAAACTAATAAATGAAAACAAAATTCTTAAAAATTCACTAAAAAATTCATCTAAAAGTAAAAAAGAAAATTCAAAACCAACTCCTAAGTTTTATTTAACCCCTAAAAGTATTAAATTAATTCTAAAATGTGCCAAAACCTTAAAACAAATTGACCCAATTTCTGGTTGGTTTGTGCATCTACTCTTAATAAGTGGATGTAGAGGCACTGAAATGCAAAAAGTAAAAATGCAAGATATTTCAACTTTTTTAAGCAAAACCGGAAAAACTTTATATACTATTAAAGTAAATGTGGCAAAAAAAAGAAATACCTCTTGTATTAGAGAAATTGTCATCAACTCAGAAGAGTTCGAGGCTATCCAAACAGCACATAAAAATCATTTCCAAGAAAAAACTCTTGACTCAAGGCGTACTTATCTTTTCCAAAAGAGCAAACATAAGTTTAAAGATAACCAAATTGATATTGTCCATATTTCTAAAAAATTCAAAAATCTTCTTAAAAAGTCGGGGTTTCGTGTAAATAAATCTCTCCATCTATGTCGAAATTTATTTATTTCAAATTTGAAATCTAACGGCTACAATTCTTTTCAAATTAAAGAACTTATGAAATATTCTTCAACCAATGAAATTGATAATATCTACGGCCTATCTTCTGCTAATAAAATTCAAGCTTATGAATGTGCTAAAAAGTGCCTTAAACTTTAG
- a CDS encoding DUF603 domain-containing protein yields the protein MKKVKRSFDDYVAYFREGLLDDREIADKLGVSRVNVWRMRKKWESGENSVSDDSRLSISEDTFEHLLSQTFKSEVNARKVRSELDLERANLELGFINAFKQYSSVELFSMHTKIENLRAEIDALNKASSKKNKQVVNGEINSLKSELDEYIKECSIREMELYYECMKKLATANEAESKSNYKNSKGHK from the coding sequence TTGAAAAAAGTTAAAAGGTCTTTTGATGATTATGTTGCATATTTTAGAGAAGGATTGTTAGATGATAGGGAAATAGCGGATAAATTGGGGGTTTCTAGGGTAAATGTGTGGAGGATGAGGAAAAAATGGGAAAGTGGGGAAAATTCTGTTAGCGATGACTCTAGATTATCAATTAGTGAAGACACTTTTGAACACCTTTTGTCGCAAACTTTTAAATCAGAAGTTAACGCTAGGAAAGTTAGAAGCGAATTGGATTTAGAGCGGGCTAATTTAGAATTAGGATTTATAAATGCATTTAAGCAATATTCTAGTGTTGAGCTTTTTAGTATGCATACTAAAATAGAAAATTTAAGAGCTGAAATTGACGCTTTAAATAAAGCAAGTAGTAAAAAAAATAAGCAAGTTGTTAATGGAGAAATTAATTCTTTAAAAAGCGAGCTTGATGAATATATAAAGGAGTGTTCAATAAGAGAAATGGAGCTTTACTATGAATGTATGAAAAAACTTGCAACTGCTAATGAAGCTGAAAGTAAAAGCAACTACAAAAATAGTAAAGGGCACAAGTGA
- the eppA gene encoding exported protein A EppA, translating to MKKISLLIFLFLFVVSLSANIEENYTETKRAFSKEDFNLINKRLDNYDFKNEYEKSHVFSDAPRIRGDLRKIGIKEKSVFLDALEAIEYLIKIKISTDSIFLSEDMIRLIGSYPDSIFNYLIQLNSDKIDYAEKYGDNARNNFKKDYSEDKANTVKQILKQILADLPKD from the coding sequence ATGAAAAAAATTAGTCTGTTAATATTTTTGTTTTTATTTGTAGTAAGTTTAAGTGCAAATATAGAAGAAAATTATACAGAAACTAAAAGAGCTTTTTCTAAAGAAGATTTTAACCTAATAAATAAAAGACTAGATAATTATGATTTTAAAAATGAGTATGAAAAAAGTCATGTTTTTTCCGATGCTCCTAGAATTAGAGGAGATTTAAGAAAAATTGGAATTAAAGAAAAAAGTGTTTTTTTGGACGCTCTTGAGGCTATTGAATATCTTATAAAAATTAAGATAAGTACTGATAGTATTTTCCTGTCTGAGGATATGATTAGACTTATAGGGAGTTATCCAGATTCGATTTTTAATTATTTGATACAATTAAATTCGGATAAAATTGATTATGCTGAGAAATATGGAGATAACGCCAGAAATAATTTTAAAAAAGATTATTCTGAAGATAAAGCAAATACAGTTAAACAAATTTTAAAACAAATTTTGGCTGATTTGCCCAAAGATTAG